The sequence CCGACCCCCGCAGCATGCCGATCTCCCAGCGGACGCTGGAGCGGCCCAGCTTGCCGACGCGGAGCCCGACGCGGATCGTGTCGGGGAAGGCCGCCTCGGCCTTGTACTCGCAGTGGGACTCGACGCAGAGCGCGATCGAGCCGGAGGCCGCGGGGTCGAAGCCGGCGGTCCGGATCATCCACTCATTGATGACGGTGTCCATCAGCGAGTAGTGGACGACGTTGTTGACGTGCCCGTAGACGTCGTTGTCCTTCCACCGCGTCGGGACGTTCTCCCAGTACAGGTACTCGCCGGTCATGAGGAGCAGACTAGGGGCGGGGCAGCGGTGGCGCCGCACCGCCCTGGCACAACGGTGACCGTGCAAAATCTCGGCCGGGTGCTTGAGGGCGCACGCCCAACCCGCTCGTGCCGAGCAGGTCGT is a genomic window of Actinomadura citrea containing:
- a CDS encoding acyl-CoA thioesterase; the protein is MTGEYLYWENVPTRWKDNDVYGHVNNVVHYSLMDTVINEWMIRTAGFDPAASGSIALCVESHCEYKAEAAFPDTIRVGLRVGKLGRSSVRWEIGMLRGSDGALIAEGHFVHVFVDRDTRRPVEITGTVRSEMQKLLAA